A genome region from Alkalimarinus coralli includes the following:
- a CDS encoding adenosylcobinamide-GDP ribazoletransferase, with product MKNINWRRELDLFFTAVMFLTRLPTPKWVQFEEQYLTDCSRYFPLVGLLVGLVAAASYAIFSLLLGSLLAVILSMSLTVLITGAFHEDGFADSCDGFGGGWEKDQILRIMKDSRLGSYGALGLLLILGTKLMALLTLAAQEPLFNVFTSGQYSGNVVCALVVAHPLSRLFCLLIIYNMDYVQESQKSKVASQAQKLTDNALWFAAASVAWLLLLLDVVTVLVLLGTLWVVYVGIKRYLLAKIGGYTGDCLGAAQQLAEVIIYILLCTSFSALGLF from the coding sequence ATGAAAAATATAAATTGGCGCAGAGAGCTAGACCTGTTTTTTACTGCGGTAATGTTTTTAACCCGACTGCCTACGCCGAAGTGGGTTCAGTTTGAAGAGCAATACCTGACAGACTGTTCCCGCTACTTTCCACTGGTTGGTTTGCTGGTTGGCCTCGTTGCTGCCGCATCATACGCCATATTCTCCCTTCTCCTAGGCTCGTTGCTGGCAGTTATTTTATCGATGTCATTAACTGTTCTGATTACAGGGGCTTTTCATGAGGATGGTTTTGCTGATTCTTGTGATGGCTTTGGTGGAGGCTGGGAGAAAGATCAAATACTACGCATCATGAAAGATTCCCGCTTAGGCTCCTATGGCGCTTTGGGGTTATTGTTGATCTTGGGGACGAAGTTGATGGCATTGTTGACGCTAGCAGCACAGGAGCCATTGTTCAATGTGTTTACCAGCGGTCAATACTCTGGCAACGTCGTATGTGCACTTGTTGTTGCGCACCCGTTAAGCCGTTTATTTTGCCTCTTAATTATTTATAACATGGACTATGTACAAGAGAGCCAAAAAAGTAAAGTCGCCTCCCAGGCGCAGAAATTGACTGATAACGCCCTATGGTTTGCAGCTGCCAGCGTAGCGTGGTTGTTACTGTTGTTAGATGTCGTGACTGTGCTGGTTCTATTGGGCACCTTATGGGTTGTTTATGTCGGTATTAAGCGCTACCTGCTGGCTAAAATAGGTGGGTATACCGGTGATTGCCTGGGGGCCGCCCAGCAGTTAGCGGAAGTGATAATCTATATATTATTGTGTACCTCTTTTTCAGCTTTAGGCTTGTTTTAA
- a CDS encoding DUF2237 family protein, with protein sequence MDMDDSLNVYGEVLKSCSEDPVTGFFRDGCCNTNGQDVGSHTVCIEATQAFLEFSRFKGNDLSTPMPDYGFPGLKPGDRWCLCAARWLEAHEQGMAPRVHLSRTHIKALEIVPLDILKRYAADLN encoded by the coding sequence CTGGATATGGATGACTCTCTGAACGTATACGGAGAGGTGTTGAAAAGCTGTAGTGAAGACCCGGTAACGGGTTTTTTTAGGGATGGTTGCTGCAATACAAACGGCCAGGATGTAGGCTCCCATACCGTGTGTATCGAAGCGACTCAGGCCTTTTTAGAGTTTTCTCGCTTCAAAGGAAACGACCTATCCACCCCCATGCCAGACTATGGGTTTCCGGGGTTAAAACCCGGTGATCGGTGGTGCTTATGCGCCGCCAGATGGCTGGAAGCACATGAGCAGGGAATGGCACCCCGTGTTCACCTTTCCCGTACACATATTAAAGCGCTTGAGATTGTGCCGCTGGATATTCTCAAACGCTATGCAGCCGACCTTAATTAG
- a CDS encoding acyl-CoA dehydrogenase family protein, whose protein sequence is MKLLDLPNNILFNKKAPATPSAEKTKVILNPKLENYDHLDKKSRELVKKTIAFFEKRGKAKLKEDDHERTWYADFLEFEKKEKLFATFLTPERYGNKDYRWDTFRNCALNEIFGFYGLAHWYTWQVTILGLGPIWISHNETVKKRAAKLLKEGGIFAFGLSEKEHGADIYSSDMHLTRQEDGTYLANGSKYYIGNGNKAALVSTFGKLTDTDEYVFFVVDSQHKNYELVQNVVNSQNYVAEYKLNNYPIRGEDILAKGQEAWDMALNTVNIGKFNLGWASIGICSHAYYEAINHASHRRLFDHYVTDFVHIKQLFNDAYARLTAMKLFAERGIDYMRCASKDDRRYLLFTPMVKMKVTTQGEEVINELWDVMAAKGFEKNMYFEMAVKDIRALPKLEGTVHVNMALILKFMGNYFFKPAKFPEIPTMSEPKNDDFLFNQGATKGLGKTRFHDYRKVYDKVDLPNVNIFKKQIRLLKLLLVAGKPSKEQSKDFDFLLNLGELFTLVVYGQLILENAEIKGIEDDLVEQIFDFMVRDFSKFALQLSQKGCATLVQQTICDRMIKRPAVDPDRHNRVWESYSYNMKDQFEMNP, encoded by the coding sequence ATGAAACTGCTAGACCTACCCAACAACATCCTATTCAACAAGAAGGCACCTGCAACGCCGTCTGCTGAAAAAACGAAAGTGATACTAAACCCAAAGCTCGAGAACTACGACCACCTCGATAAAAAATCCAGAGAGCTGGTTAAAAAAACCATCGCCTTTTTTGAGAAACGAGGAAAAGCAAAACTAAAAGAGGATGACCATGAACGAACCTGGTATGCCGACTTTTTAGAGTTCGAGAAGAAAGAGAAGTTATTCGCAACCTTCCTGACGCCTGAAAGGTACGGCAATAAAGATTATCGCTGGGACACCTTCAGAAACTGCGCACTAAATGAAATATTTGGTTTTTATGGCTTGGCACATTGGTATACCTGGCAGGTTACCATCCTTGGCTTGGGGCCAATCTGGATCAGCCATAACGAAACAGTTAAAAAGCGTGCCGCAAAACTCCTTAAAGAAGGCGGTATCTTTGCGTTTGGCCTGTCTGAAAAAGAGCACGGCGCAGATATCTACTCCAGCGACATGCACCTGACTCGCCAGGAAGATGGCACCTATCTAGCCAATGGCAGTAAATATTATATTGGTAACGGTAACAAAGCCGCATTGGTCTCAACATTTGGCAAACTAACGGATACTGATGAGTACGTATTTTTTGTCGTCGATTCACAGCATAAAAATTACGAGTTAGTTCAGAATGTTGTGAACTCTCAAAACTATGTGGCTGAGTACAAGCTCAATAACTACCCTATCCGTGGAGAGGATATACTGGCCAAGGGTCAAGAGGCCTGGGATATGGCGCTCAACACAGTCAACATTGGTAAGTTCAATTTGGGCTGGGCATCGATTGGCATCTGTTCTCACGCCTACTATGAAGCGATAAACCATGCCTCTCATCGTCGTTTGTTTGACCATTACGTAACTGACTTTGTCCATATAAAGCAGCTATTTAATGATGCTTACGCGCGTTTAACCGCAATGAAACTATTTGCAGAGCGAGGCATCGATTACATGCGTTGCGCCAGCAAGGATGACCGCCGTTATTTACTGTTTACCCCCATGGTTAAAATGAAGGTGACGACTCAGGGCGAAGAGGTTATAAACGAGCTATGGGATGTCATGGCGGCTAAAGGGTTTGAGAAAAACATGTATTTCGAAATGGCCGTAAAGGACATTCGCGCACTTCCGAAACTTGAAGGCACGGTGCACGTCAACATGGCGCTTATCCTGAAGTTTATGGGCAACTATTTCTTCAAACCGGCTAAGTTCCCTGAAATACCGACTATGAGCGAACCGAAAAATGATGATTTTCTATTCAATCAAGGTGCAACCAAAGGCTTAGGAAAGACACGCTTTCACGACTACCGAAAAGTTTATGACAAGGTTGACCTGCCTAACGTCAACATTTTCAAAAAACAGATTCGGCTTCTGAAATTACTGCTCGTTGCAGGTAAACCAAGCAAAGAGCAAAGCAAGGATTTCGACTTCTTATTGAATCTGGGTGAGCTATTTACACTGGTGGTCTACGGCCAGTTAATTTTGGAAAACGCTGAAATTAAAGGCATCGAAGATGACCTTGTTGAACAGATATTTGACTTCATGGTTCGCGACTTTTCCAAGTTCGCACTGCAGTTGAGTCAAAAAGGGTGCGCTACGCTCGTTCAACAAACTATCTGCGACCGCATGATCAAGCGCCCCGCCGTTGACCCTGATCGTCATAACAGAGTCTGGGAGAGCTACTCATACAACATGAAAGACCAGTTCGAAATGAACCCATAA
- a CDS encoding SGNH/GDSL hydrolase family protein — MKKILTFLVMTFFSVGAFSSDKPLLIIGASYANAGVPFNDNLQAPLGGGAVDFGSYLSLGNALVRTPLLDGHVINEAQAGATTFDRVACNPVCDPLVQWQGYDKQLTKALGRVTVPGGPVNADYVVITTANDCLHSDSFGIPQSDAIPCTLSDMNATVDRLIAVGQRALDAGVTPIYDIMPEWDALDLPFFQTAFGLNWAISETDYNQLRNLHKNRIANELPNAIQIDMWKRFEHRGDGIHPTDRTTKRAAMRIAVEMLWIQSAGI, encoded by the coding sequence ATGAAAAAGATATTAACGTTTTTAGTGATGACTTTTTTCTCGGTAGGCGCGTTTTCATCGGATAAGCCATTGCTGATTATTGGTGCATCTTACGCGAATGCCGGTGTGCCTTTTAATGACAACTTGCAGGCACCCTTGGGGGGGGGCGCCGTAGACTTTGGCAGTTACCTATCGTTGGGGAATGCACTAGTGCGAACGCCTCTACTGGATGGCCATGTTATTAATGAGGCCCAAGCAGGCGCGACAACATTTGACCGAGTTGCCTGCAACCCTGTTTGTGACCCGCTTGTACAGTGGCAAGGTTATGACAAACAGCTAACTAAAGCACTGGGCAGGGTAACGGTTCCTGGTGGCCCTGTTAATGCTGATTATGTGGTTATAACGACGGCCAATGACTGCTTGCACTCTGATTCGTTTGGGATACCTCAAAGTGATGCTATACCGTGTACCCTGTCTGATATGAATGCAACAGTAGATCGTCTGATCGCCGTTGGACAGCGTGCGCTGGATGCAGGTGTGACACCTATCTACGATATCATGCCAGAGTGGGACGCCTTGGATTTACCATTTTTTCAAACGGCGTTTGGTCTGAACTGGGCCATAAGTGAAACGGACTACAACCAACTTCGCAACTTGCATAAGAATCGTATTGCGAATGAGTTACCGAATGCTATCCAGATCGATATGTGGAAACGTTTTGAGCATCGAGGCGATGGTATTCACCCTACAGATCGAACCACTAAGCGAGCAGCTATGAGAATAGCGGTGGAAATGCTTTGGATTCAGTCGGCAGGTATCTAA
- a CDS encoding YiaA/YiaB family inner membrane protein, whose translation MMIDEVQSNSQSWLFFVKASFAISLLAMAVGIVMIPADLMVKGYLAICALFLVSSTITMSKTLRDDHESQRLINKLSEAKTQQIIKEYSDA comes from the coding sequence ATGATGATCGATGAAGTACAAAGCAACAGCCAGAGCTGGTTATTTTTTGTTAAAGCCTCATTTGCCATTTCCCTACTGGCTATGGCAGTAGGCATCGTGATGATACCTGCGGACTTAATGGTTAAAGGGTACTTGGCCATTTGCGCACTATTTTTAGTGAGCTCAACCATCACGATGTCTAAAACATTACGAGATGATCACGAGAGTCAGCGCCTCATTAACAAGCTATCCGAGGCCAAAACACAGCAAATTATTAAAGAGTATTCAGACGCATAA
- a CDS encoding transporter substrate-binding domain-containing protein — protein sequence MSVKIAGYDYPPLYYLNESEQVEGDFFDVLNEMCRRQRFKCTFVADSAARSYKQLEDGAIDLLLTGKIPRFEACCDVIDWSYLWTGGIYSREQLTQNVDTSLLIGRSLVVPLGLELPYIVFKDLRTLESQSKAIVIEARTAKLTLKMFGKGRGDFVWSSKETEPLLKSYSASQDARYYFYPLKTIPVVVWIKRSNPHYQRILEGFNQAYAELMSLKRLGTNGLLLK from the coding sequence TTGTCGGTTAAGATAGCGGGCTATGATTATCCTCCACTTTATTATTTGAACGAATCCGAGCAGGTAGAAGGCGACTTTTTCGATGTACTTAACGAAATGTGTCGCAGGCAGCGTTTCAAATGCACGTTTGTCGCGGATAGCGCGGCTCGTTCATATAAGCAGTTAGAGGATGGAGCCATTGATTTGCTACTGACAGGTAAAATCCCCCGCTTTGAGGCGTGTTGTGATGTTATCGACTGGTCTTACCTTTGGACCGGAGGCATATATTCAAGAGAACAGCTTACTCAAAACGTTGATACGTCGCTGTTGATTGGACGGTCTTTGGTTGTGCCGCTGGGTTTAGAATTGCCCTATATTGTATTCAAAGACCTGAGAACATTGGAGAGTCAAAGCAAAGCGATCGTGATTGAAGCAAGAACCGCCAAGTTAACCTTAAAAATGTTCGGCAAAGGGCGAGGGGATTTTGTTTGGAGCTCGAAAGAAACAGAGCCACTGCTGAAGTCTTACTCCGCCAGCCAGGATGCTCGGTACTATTTTTATCCGCTTAAAACAATACCTGTAGTGGTTTGGATCAAACGCTCAAACCCTCATTACCAGCGTATATTAGAAGGCTTTAATCAGGCTTACGCTGAATTAATGTCTTTAAAGCGCTTAGGAACTAATGGCTTATTGTTGAAATAG
- a CDS encoding PspA/IM30 family protein: MNVMRKIATALRGSVRESAEVVIDANAIRIFEQEIVDAEHGIARSKQQLAYVMAERVQLERSNDQLREQIKSRESQAAKALSIEDAPLATELAEDIIEKEKVMNEQMLAVNNLITREKNLTRNIQSSAQQIKAFRRELGIAKATASAQKASRLANNHAHSVDTNIIDLNSSLQRIKQQQQRVDDTASAVAAIEDEIGDGALDKKVESAGLGTRKADIQAVLDRVRK, encoded by the coding sequence ATGAACGTTATGAGAAAAATTGCCACCGCCCTTCGTGGGTCAGTACGTGAAAGCGCAGAAGTCGTTATTGATGCAAATGCCATCAGGATATTCGAGCAAGAGATCGTCGATGCTGAGCATGGCATCGCCAGATCAAAGCAGCAACTCGCCTATGTTATGGCGGAGCGAGTTCAGCTTGAACGATCAAATGATCAACTCAGGGAGCAGATCAAATCCAGAGAGAGTCAGGCCGCAAAGGCGTTGAGCATTGAGGATGCCCCCCTGGCAACCGAGCTTGCGGAAGACATTATTGAGAAAGAAAAGGTCATGAATGAGCAAATGCTTGCAGTCAATAACCTGATAACACGGGAGAAAAATCTCACTCGCAATATCCAGTCATCAGCGCAACAAATAAAAGCCTTCCGCAGAGAGTTAGGAATCGCCAAAGCAACAGCCAGCGCGCAAAAGGCGTCCAGGCTTGCCAATAATCATGCTCACTCAGTCGACACCAATATCATCGACTTAAACAGTTCATTACAGCGAATCAAACAGCAGCAACAGAGAGTAGATGATACAGCCAGTGCAGTCGCGGCTATTGAAGATGAAATAGGTGACGGAGCGCTGGATAAAAAAGTAGAAAGCGCCGGACTAGGAACCCGCAAAGCCGATATCCAAGCGGTATTGGATCGGGTAAGAAAATAA
- a CDS encoding branched-chain amino acid transporter permease has translation MENTLYLVSFILVMSLATFVTRAAPFMLFHKQGEHPILVFLGRYLPPAIMLLLLIYCVKDINWFVDKGGVNELVALGVVTIAHLLFRNPLISILLGTSLYMFLKQNM, from the coding sequence ATGGAGAATACGCTCTATCTGGTTAGCTTTATTCTGGTGATGAGCTTGGCCACATTCGTGACCCGAGCCGCCCCGTTTATGCTTTTTCACAAACAGGGTGAGCACCCCATATTAGTGTTTCTAGGCCGCTATTTACCCCCCGCCATTATGCTTTTGCTGCTGATCTATTGTGTAAAGGACATTAACTGGTTTGTAGATAAAGGTGGAGTTAACGAACTCGTAGCCCTGGGCGTGGTAACCATTGCACACCTGCTCTTCCGCAACCCGCTCATTAGTATTTTGTTGGGAACCAGTCTCTACATGTTTCTGAAACAAAACATGTAA
- a CDS encoding AzlC family ABC transporter permease: protein MTTQSQSRMPSLQAKTAPITSSFKATLPVLFGYIPMGMAFGLLLSDQGYAWYWATIMGVAIFAGAAQFMAIGLLAANAGLFEVAMTTLLLNSRHIFYGLSLIHHVQARGWRKLYIIFGLTDETYSLLTAHHATQSQRSRPTKESSDLALSEGRFQFIVTALNQSYWVFGCTIGAILGGAITFDTTGLDFTLPALFMVLVIEQYKATQKLFPFLIALICAVASLALFDSDSMLLISISMTLALLLGKHRLDTRLGVK, encoded by the coding sequence ATGACAACGCAGAGCCAGTCGCGCATGCCCTCTTTACAGGCAAAGACAGCGCCAATAACAAGCAGCTTTAAGGCAACACTGCCTGTTTTATTTGGCTATATCCCGATGGGAATGGCATTTGGTTTATTGCTTTCAGATCAAGGCTATGCCTGGTATTGGGCAACCATTATGGGAGTAGCCATTTTTGCAGGTGCAGCGCAATTTATGGCAATCGGGCTTCTCGCTGCAAATGCAGGGCTTTTTGAAGTGGCGATGACAACACTGCTGCTTAACTCGCGCCATATTTTTTACGGTCTGTCGCTCATTCACCACGTACAGGCCAGAGGCTGGCGAAAGCTCTATATCATTTTCGGGCTGACTGACGAAACCTATTCGCTGCTCACCGCCCACCATGCAACCCAAAGCCAAAGGAGTCGCCCAACCAAAGAATCTAGCGATTTAGCACTGAGTGAAGGCCGCTTTCAATTTATCGTTACCGCTCTTAACCAGAGCTATTGGGTATTTGGCTGCACCATTGGTGCAATATTGGGTGGCGCGATAACATTTGATACGACCGGGCTCGATTTTACCCTGCCTGCCCTCTTCATGGTGTTAGTGATTGAACAATATAAAGCGACTCAAAAGCTGTTTCCTTTTTTGATTGCTCTCATCTGCGCAGTCGCATCGTTGGCTCTGTTCGACTCAGATAGCATGCTGCTGATATCGATCAGCATGACATTGGCGCTGCTGCTAGGTAAACACCGGTTAGATACAAGGCTAGGAGTAAAGTAA
- the rpiA gene encoding ribose-5-phosphate isomerase RpiA: MNQDQLKEAVAKAALDYIQPKLSDDSVIGVGTGSTANFFIDALASIKTSFDGAVASSEATAERLKSHGIPVYELNTVSHLEFYIDGADETNERLELIKGGGGALTREKIVAAVAQEFICIVDDSKMVDILGDFPLPIEVLPMARSYVARELVKLGGDPVYREGFVTDNGNIILDVHNMNLSAPISIEERINQITGVVTNGLFACRPANVLLMGTRDGVKTITAKSQ; the protein is encoded by the coding sequence ATGAACCAAGACCAGCTTAAAGAGGCTGTTGCCAAGGCAGCGCTCGACTATATTCAACCCAAATTATCGGATGATAGTGTTATTGGCGTTGGCACTGGGTCAACTGCCAATTTTTTTATTGATGCCTTAGCCAGCATTAAAACATCTTTTGACGGTGCGGTCGCAAGTTCCGAGGCAACAGCAGAAAGGCTGAAGTCCCATGGTATTCCTGTTTATGAGTTAAATACCGTCTCTCATCTGGAGTTCTATATTGATGGCGCAGATGAAACCAATGAACGACTTGAGCTTATCAAAGGTGGCGGCGGCGCCCTGACCCGTGAAAAAATTGTTGCCGCAGTAGCACAAGAGTTTATCTGTATTGTCGATGACAGCAAAATGGTTGATATTCTGGGTGACTTCCCTCTCCCGATAGAAGTCTTGCCGATGGCTCGCAGCTACGTCGCCAGAGAACTGGTTAAGCTAGGTGGTGACCCGGTCTACCGGGAAGGGTTTGTTACCGACAACGGTAATATTATTTTGGACGTCCATAATATGAACCTGTCTGCGCCTATTTCAATCGAAGAACGCATTAACCAGATCACCGGTGTAGTGACTAATGGCCTGTTTGCATGTCGACCAGCCAATGTACTTTTAATGGGCACCCGTGATGGCGTTAAAACCATCACTGCCAAAAGCCAGTAA
- a CDS encoding TetR/AcrR family transcriptional regulator translates to MLNTKGKILSAACDIYLEQGSKGMSMRKVASKAGVTPTAIYRHYESKEALHHQVLIDGFRTFGSYLYPAIAGTTPLDKLNQAADAFFRFATEQARYYELLFLTMDSTNEIQVDKTLQKEAMATYEFIINSVRSCMDAGIFKKDNPEEVAMLLLSTCNGFFGLYVSKKFEGSIEEMKQKYDRTYQRILRGLAA, encoded by the coding sequence ATGCTGAATACTAAAGGCAAAATTTTATCAGCGGCATGCGATATCTACCTTGAGCAAGGCTCAAAAGGCATGAGTATGCGCAAGGTTGCCAGCAAAGCCGGGGTCACACCTACGGCAATTTATCGTCATTACGAAAGTAAGGAAGCCCTTCACCATCAAGTGTTAATTGATGGGTTTCGTACCTTTGGTTCCTATTTGTACCCAGCGATAGCTGGCACAACACCTCTCGATAAGCTCAACCAGGCAGCTGATGCTTTTTTCCGGTTTGCCACTGAGCAAGCGCGATACTACGAACTTCTATTTCTGACCATGGACTCAACTAACGAAATTCAAGTCGACAAAACATTGCAGAAAGAAGCCATGGCAACTTACGAGTTCATTATTAACAGCGTCAGATCATGTATGGATGCAGGCATATTTAAAAAAGATAATCCGGAAGAGGTTGCGATGTTATTGCTTTCAACCTGCAACGGATTCTTTGGTCTTTATGTCTCAAAGAAGTTCGAAGGTAGCATTGAAGAAATGAAGCAAAAATATGACCGCACTTATCAGCGAATACTAAGGGGCTTGGCTGCATAA
- a CDS encoding helix-turn-helix domain-containing protein, with protein sequence MAETTSIVSTLKRELKSHGLTYKHVSRALNIAESSVKRLFAEKDFSLKRLDQICQLMDMEISELLQRMEQDKRLISQLTLEQESLLVSDHKLLLVAVCVSNRWSFNDILDAYTLTEHELIQVLASLDKLKLIELLPNNRVKLLMSPDFSWIPNGPINRFFDAQVQSEFFKSRFNGAGESRLFVSGMLSRASNEIMLRKMERLVQEFRQFNDDDQELPLSERFGSSMMVAIRPWELAVFETYRKDNSKRF encoded by the coding sequence TTGGCTGAGACAACCAGTATTGTCAGCACATTGAAACGAGAGCTTAAATCCCACGGTTTAACATATAAGCATGTGAGCAGAGCGCTCAATATTGCTGAGTCGAGCGTAAAGCGCTTGTTCGCAGAGAAAGACTTTTCATTGAAACGGCTCGATCAAATATGCCAGTTAATGGATATGGAAATTTCTGAACTTCTACAGCGAATGGAGCAGGATAAACGCCTGATTAGCCAGCTTACCCTGGAGCAGGAGTCACTGCTGGTGAGTGACCATAAGTTATTGCTGGTGGCGGTTTGCGTATCTAATCGCTGGAGTTTTAATGATATTTTGGACGCCTACACCCTGACAGAGCATGAGCTTATTCAGGTGCTTGCTTCACTCGATAAACTGAAGCTGATCGAGTTGTTGCCAAATAATCGGGTCAAGTTGTTGATGTCGCCTGACTTCAGCTGGATTCCCAATGGACCTATTAATCGCTTTTTTGATGCGCAGGTGCAATCGGAATTTTTTAAATCCCGTTTTAATGGCGCGGGCGAGTCCAGACTTTTCGTATCCGGGATGCTTTCCCGTGCATCGAACGAAATTATGTTGAGGAAGATGGAGCGGCTGGTTCAGGAGTTTCGGCAATTTAATGATGATGATCAGGAACTCCCTTTATCAGAACGCTTTGGCAGTAGTATGATGGTGGCTATTCGGCCATGGGAGCTTGCAGTGTTTGAGACTTATAGAAAAGACAATAGCAAACGTTTTTAA